From the Homo sapiens chromosome 1, GRCh38.p14 Primary Assembly genome, one window contains:
- the KDM5B gene encoding lysine-specific demethylase 5B isoform 1 (isoform 1 is encoded by transcript variant 1) has protein sequence MEAATTLHPGPRPALPLGGPGPLGEFLPPPECPVFEPSWEEFADPFAFIHKIRPIAEQTGICKVRPPPDWQPPFACDVDKLHFTPRIQRLNELEAQTRVKLNFLDQIAKYWELQGSTLKIPHVERKILDLFQLNKLVAEEGGFAVVCKDRKWTKIATKMGFAPGKAVGSHIRGHYERILNPYNLFLSGDSLRCLQKPNLTTDTKDKEYKPHDIPQRQSVQPSETCPPARRAKRMRAERQSLAVLPRLECSGAILAHCNLRLLDSSNSSASASQAMNIKIEPEETTEARTHNLRRRMGCPTPKCENEKEMKSSIKQEPIERKDYIVENEKEKPKSRSKKATNAVDLYVCLLCGSGNDEDRLLLCDGCDDSYHTFCLIPPLHDVPKGDWRCPKCLAQECSKPQEAFGFEQAARDYTLRTFGEMADAFKSDYFNMPVHMVPTELVEKEFWRLVSTIEEDVTVEYGADIASKEFGSGFPVRDGKIKLSPEEEEYLDSGWNLNNMPVMEQSVLAHITADICGMKLPWLYVGMCFSSFCWHIEDHWSYSINYLHWGEPKTWYGVPGYAAEQLENVMKKLAPELFVSQPDLLHQLVTIMNPNTLMTHEVPVYRTNQCAGEFVITFPRAYHSGFNQGFNFAEAVNFCTVDWLPLGRQCVEHYRLLHRYCVFSHDEMICKMASKADVLDVVVASTVQKDMAIMIEDEKALRETVRKLGVIDSERMDFELLPDDERQCVKCKTTCFMSAISCSCKPGLLVCLHHVKELCSCPPYKYKLRYRYTLDDLYPMMNALKLRAESYNEWALNVNEALEAKINKKKSLVSFKALIEESEMKKFPDNDLLRHLRLVTQDAEKCASVAQQLLNGKRQTRYRSGGGKSQNQLTVNELRQFVTQLYALPCVLSQTPLLKDLLNRVEDFQQHSQKLLSEETPSAAELQDLLDVSFEFDVELPQLAEMRIRLEQARWLEEVQQACLDPSSLTLDDMRRLIDLGVGLAPYSAVEKAMARLQELLTVSEHWDDKAKSLLKARPRHSLNSLATAVKEIEEIPAYLPNGAALKDSVQRARDWLQDVEGLQAGGRVPVLDTLIELVTRGRSIPVHLNSLPRLETLVAEVQAWKECAVNTFLTENSPYSLLEVLCPRCDIGLLGLKRKQRKLKEPLPNGKKKSTKLESLSDLERALTESKETASAMATLGEARLREMEALQSLRLANEGKLLSPLQDVDIKICLCQKAPAAPMIQCELCRDAFHTSCVAVPSISQGLRIWLCPHCRRSEKPPLEKILPLLASLQRIRVRLPEGDALRYMIERTVNWQHRAQQLLSSGNLKFVQDRVGSGLLYSRWQASAGQVSDTNKVSQPPGTTSFSLPDDWDNRTSYLHSPFSTGRSCIPLHGVSPEVNELLMEAQLLQVSLPEIQELYQTLLAKPSPAQQTDRSSPVRPSSEKNDCCRGKRDGINSLERKLKRRLEREGLSSERWERVKKMRTPKKKKIKLSHPKDMNNFKLERERSYELVRSAETHSLPSDTSYSEQEDSEDEDAICPAVSCLQPEGDEVDWVQCDGSCNQWFHQVCVGVSPEMAEKEDYICVRCTVKDAPSRK, from the exons TTAGTTGCAGAAGAAGGTGGATTTGCAGTTGTTTGCAAGGATAGAAAATGGACCAAAATTGCTACCAAGATGGGGTTTGCTCCTGGCAAAGCAGTGGGCTCACATATCAGAGGGCATTATGAACGAATTCTCAACCCCTACAACTTATTCCTGTCCGGAGACAGCCTAAGG TGTTTGCAGAAGCCAAACCTGACCACAGACACTAAGGACAAGGAGTACAAACCCCATGATATTCCCCAGAGGCAGTCTGTGCAGCCTTCGGAAACGTGCCCCCCAGCCCGACGAGCAAAACGCATGAGAGCAGAG agacagagtctcgctgtgttgcccaggctggagtgcagtggcgcgatcttggctcactgcaacctccgcctcctagattccagcaattcttctgcctcagcctcccaa gccatgaatattaaaatagaacCCGAGGAGACAACGGAAGCCAGAACTCATAATCTGAGACGTCGAATGGGTTGTCCAACTCCAAAATGTGAAAATG agaaagaaatgaagagtagCATCAAGCAAGAACCTATTGAGAGGAAAGATTATATTgtagaaaatgagaaggaaaagccCAAGAGTCGATCTAAAAAAGCCACCAATGCT GTGGACCTGTATGTCTGTCTTTTATGTGGCAGTGGCAATGATGAAGACCGGCTACTGTTGTGTGATGGCTGTGATGACAGTTACCATACCTTTTGCTTGATCCCACCTCTCCATGATGTTCCCAAGGGAGACTGGAGGTGTCCTAAGTGTTTGGCTCAG gaaTGTAGTAAGCCACAAGAAGCATTTGGCTTTGAACAAGCAGCCAGGGACTATACCCTCCGTACTTTTGGGGAAATGGCAGATGCGTTCAAATCTGATTACTTCAACATGCCAGtccat ATGGTCCCCACAGAGCTTGTTGAGAAAGAATTTTGGAGACTAGTAAGCACTATTGAGGAGGATGTCACAGTGGAATATGGAGCTGACATTGCCTCAAAGGAATTTGGCAGTGGCTTTCCTGTCCGAGATGGGAAAATCAAACTCTCACCTGAGGAAGAG GAGTATCTTGATAGTGGCTGGAATTTGAACAACATGCCAGTGATGGAGCAGTCTGTCCTTGCACATATTACTGCTGATATATGTGGCATGAAACTTCCTTGGTTGTATGTGGGAatgtgcttttcttcattctgttggcACATTGAAGACCACTGGAGCTATTCAATTAACTACTTGCACTG GGGTGAGCCAAAAACCTGGTATGGAGTCCCAGGGTATGCTGCTGAGCAGCTAGAAAATGTAATGAAGAAACTAGCTCCAGAACTCTTTGTGTCCCAGCCGGATCTCCTCCATCAGCTTGTGACCATCATGAACCCCAATACCCTGATGACTCATGAAGTGCCT GTTTACCGAACTAATCAGTGTGCTGGGGAGTTTGTGATTACATTTCCAAGAGCCTACCACAGTGGTTTTAACCAGGGTTTTAATTTTGCTGAGGCTGTTAACTTCTGCACTGTTGATTGG CTGCCATTAGGCCGACAGTGTGTGGAGCATTATCGCTTGCTTCATCGATATTGTGTGTTTTCCCACGATGAGATGATCTGCAAGATGGCTTCCAAGGCTGATGTATTAGATGTTGTAGTGGCTTCAACTGTTCAGAAAGACATGGCCATTATGATTGAGGATGAGAAAGCTTTAAGAGAAACTGTCCGTAAATTG GGAGTGATTGATTCGGAAAGAATGGATTTTGAGCTGTTGCCAGATGATGAACGTCAgtgtgtaaaatgcaaaactacatGCTTCATGTCTGCCATCTCCTGTTCTTGTAAACCTGGCCTTCTTGTTTGCCTGCATCATGTAAAAGAATTGTGTTCCTGTCCTCCTTACAAATATAAATTGCG GTATAGGTACACGCTGGATGATCTCTACCctatgatgaatgcattgaagcTTCGAGCAGAATCTTACAACGAATGGGCCTTGAATGTGAATGAAGCTTTGGAGGCAAAGATCAACAAGAAGAAAA GCCTTGTCAGCTTCAAGGCTTTAATTGAAGAATCTGAAATGAAGAAATTCCCAGACAATGATCTTTTGCGACACCTTCGCCTAGTCACACAGGATGCAGAGAAGTGTGCCTCTGTTGCGCAGCAGTTGCTTAATGGCAAAAGGCAAACTAG ATATCGATCTGGTGGAGGGAAATCCCAAAATCAGTTGACAGTGAATGAGCTCCGGCAGTTTGTAACACAGCTGTATGCTCTTCCATGTGTCCTCAGTCAGACACCATTACTAAAG gatCTCTTGAATCGTGTAGAAGATTTTCAACAGCATAGTCAGAAACTACTCTCTGAGGAAACGCCTAGTGCTGCGGAGCTGCAGGACTTGCTAGATGTCAGCTTTGAATTTGATGTTGAACTTCCACAGCTTGCTGAGATGCGTATCCGTTTGGAACAAGCCCGTTGGCTAGAAGAGGTGCAGCAAGCTTGCCTAGACCCCAGCTCCCTTACTTTAGATGATATGAGACGTCTCATAGACCTAGGGGTAGGGCTGGCCCCGTATTCAGCAGTGGAGAAAGCTATGGCCCGGCTGCAGGAACTGCTCACAGTGTCAGAGCACTGGGACGACAAAGCCAAGAGTCTCCTCAAGGCCAG GCCACGACATTCATTGAATAGCCTTGCTACGGCAGTAAAGGAAATCGAAGAGATCCCTGCATATCTGCCCAATGGTGCGGCTCTGAAAGACTCAGTGCAGAGAGCCAGAGACTGGCTTCAGGATGTAGAGGGCCTGCAG GCTGGAGGACGTGTGCCAGTGTTAGACACACTCATAGAACTTGTTACACGAGGCCGATCTATCCCCGTACATCTGAATTCTTTGCCAAGACTGGAAACCCTAGTAGCTGAGGTTCAGGCTTGGAAAGAATGTGCTGTTAATACATTCTTGACTGAGAATTCTCCATATTCTCTCTTAGAG GTGCTGTGTCCTCGATGTGATATTGGCCTTTTGGGATtgaaaaggaagcagagaaagTTAAAGGAGCCCTTgccaaatggaaagaaaaaaagcaccaaATTAGAGAGTCTGAGTGACCTGGAGAGAGCTTTAACTGAAAGCAAGGAGACTGCTTCAGCT ATGGCAACTCTTGGGGAAGCTCGCCTAAGGGAAATGGAAGCCTTGCAGTCTCTCAGACTCGCCAATGAAGGGAAATTGCTGTCGCCTCTCCAAGATGTGGATATAAAAATCTGCCTATGTCAGAAGGCCCCagctgcccctatgattcaatgtGAACTCTGCAGGGATGCTTTCCACACCAGTTGTGTGGCGGTACCCAGTATTTCACAGGGCCTGCGAATCTGGCTTTGTCCCCATTGTCGGAGGTCAGAGAAACCTCCATTAGAGAAAATTCTGCCCCTGCTCGCCTCCCTTCAGCGTATCCGAGTTCGCCTTCCTGAGGGAGATGCACTTCGATATATGATTGAAAGAACCGTGAACTGgcagcacagagcccagcaaCTGCTTTCGTCAGGGAATCTTAAATTTGTGCAAGATCGAGTGGGCTCAGGACTGTTATATAGCAGATGGCAAGCCTCAGCAGGACAGGTGTCAGACACAAACAAG GTATCTCAACCTCCTGGCACAACATCATTTTCTTTGCCTGATGACTGGGACAACAGAACCTCATATTTGCACTCCCCCTTCTCAACTGGACGAAGTTGTATCCCCCTCCATG GTGTTAGTCCAGAAGTGAATGAACTATTGATGGAAGCCCAGCTGCTCCAGGTATCCCTTCCTGAAATTCAGGAACTTTACCAGACTTTACTTGCAAAGCCAAGCCCTGCTCAGCAGACTGACCGAAGCTCACCAGTGAGACCCAGCAGTGAGAAG AATGACTGTTGCCGAGGGAAGCGAGATGGAATTAACAGTCTTGAGAGAAAACTGAAGAGACGCCTGGAAAGAGAGGGCCTCTCCAGTGAGCGGTGGGAACGAGTTAAGAAAATGCGGAcccccaaaaagaagaaaatcaaactgAGCCACCCCAAGGACATGAACAATTTCAAGTTAGAGAGAGAGCGTAGCTATGAATTAGTTCGTTCTGCTGAAACTCATTCCCTGCCCTCAGACACATCCTATTCCGAACAGGAAGACTCTGAGGATGAAGATGCCATCTGCCCAGCTGTGAGCTGCCTGCAGCCAGAAGGAGATGAG GTGGACTGGGTCCAGTGTGATGGCAGCTGCAATCAGTGGTTTCATCAGGTCTGTGTTGGTGTCTCCCCAGAGATGGCAGAGAAAGAAGACTACATCTGTGTGCGCTGTACTGTGAAGGACGCACCAAGCcgaaagtaa